One window of Streptomyces sp. NBC_00273 genomic DNA carries:
- a CDS encoding EF-hand domain-containing protein, with the protein MSEKARRLFGALDLDEDGELARAEVISALRSKGPALAARGDLPFWGVGDAEASSALFDEADADGDAVLSFEEFAAVVDRRFGW; encoded by the coding sequence ATGAGTGAGAAGGCCCGGCGGTTGTTCGGTGCGCTCGACCTGGATGAGGACGGGGAGCTGGCGCGGGCGGAGGTGATCTCGGCTCTGCGGTCGAAGGGGCCGGCTCTGGCGGCGCGGGGGGATCTGCCGTTCTGGGGTGTGGGGGATGCGGAGGCGTCGTCTGCGTTGTTCGATGAGGCTGATGCGGACGGGGACGCGGTGTTGTCGTTCGAGGAGTTCGCGGCCGTGGTGGATCGGCGGTTCGGCTGGTAG
- a CDS encoding MarR family transcriptional regulator gives MTTKEYTQQQLAAQPIGYWTREAAHLVIGGLRTALAEEHLTQPHWWTLNHIAGAPGTWTRKALTAKLAPFDDQHTDFEALYADLTTRGWLTEADDHLTLTEAGEAGRRRAHDRNAKVHAAMRVGIDDAAYAATIDTLRRLVANLGGNGDLPA, from the coding sequence ATGACCACCAAGGAATACACACAGCAGCAGCTTGCCGCCCAGCCCATCGGCTACTGGACCCGCGAAGCCGCACACCTCGTCATCGGCGGCCTCCGCACCGCCCTCGCCGAGGAACACCTCACCCAACCCCACTGGTGGACCCTGAACCACATAGCCGGCGCCCCCGGCACATGGACCCGCAAGGCCCTCACCGCGAAGCTCGCCCCCTTCGACGACCAGCACACCGACTTCGAGGCCCTCTACGCCGACCTCACCACCCGCGGCTGGCTCACCGAAGCCGACGACCACCTCACCCTCACCGAAGCCGGAGAAGCCGGCCGCCGCCGCGCCCACGACCGCAACGCGAAGGTCCACGCAGCGATGCGGGTCGGCATCGACGACGCCGCATACGCGGCCACGATCGACACCCTCCGCCGCCTGGTCGCCAACCTCGGCGGAAACGGCGACCTCCCCGCCTAG
- a CDS encoding DinB family protein: MTRIDDTPPAWDERTQLTTFLDYARDTARAKCDGVSAENARKALLPGSPLMTMSGLINHLRWVEHYWFQVVFLGEEDQGPWRDEDPDREMRIAVDFPLAQLLDEYAEQSAGYRELVARSGLEDRAQRAVRDGLHVDLRWILLHLTEETARHNGHLDILREMLDGTTGD, from the coding sequence ATGACCAGAATCGACGACACGCCGCCCGCGTGGGACGAGCGCACCCAGCTCACCACGTTCCTCGACTACGCCCGTGACACCGCCCGCGCCAAGTGCGACGGCGTCTCCGCGGAGAACGCCCGCAAGGCGCTCCTGCCGGGCTCACCGCTGATGACGATGAGCGGTTTGATCAACCACCTCCGCTGGGTCGAGCACTACTGGTTCCAGGTGGTCTTCCTCGGCGAGGAGGACCAGGGCCCCTGGAGGGACGAGGACCCCGACCGCGAGATGCGCATCGCCGTCGACTTCCCGCTCGCGCAGTTGCTCGACGAGTACGCAGAACAGAGCGCCGGATACCGCGAGCTGGTCGCCCGGAGCGGCCTGGAGGACCGGGCGCAGCGGGCGGTCCGTGACGGCCTCCACGTTGACCTGCGCTGGATCCTCCTTCACCTCACGGAGGAGACGGCCCGCCACAACGGTCACTTGGACATCCTGCGCGAGATGCTCGACGGTACGACCGGCGACTAG
- a CDS encoding helix-turn-helix domain-containing protein: MEHNPAIREEAVLLLRRGVTNRDVAENLGVPRGTVGWWRYQDRKHRGETYEPPTDCPRCTGLDFERPVYAYLLGLYLGDGHIISKYKQHHLSIFCDATWAGLIDAAEEAMHLVMRMPRVSRRQRQGCVEVQSHSTHWTCLFPQHGPGKKHERRIILEGWQQEIVDAHPWDFLRGLIHSDGCRITNWTVRNDKRYEYPRYFFTNKSDDIRKLCTDTLTKVGVQWTVLARGSDPFNVSVARKDSVALMDAHIGPKH; this comes from the coding sequence GTGGAGCACAATCCCGCGATACGCGAAGAAGCAGTTCTACTGTTACGCCGAGGCGTGACCAATCGAGACGTGGCCGAAAACCTCGGCGTGCCCCGCGGCACTGTCGGCTGGTGGCGGTACCAGGACCGGAAGCACCGCGGCGAGACCTATGAGCCGCCCACCGACTGCCCGAGGTGCACCGGCCTTGACTTCGAACGACCCGTCTACGCCTATCTCCTCGGCCTCTATCTCGGCGACGGCCACATCATCTCGAAGTACAAGCAGCACCACCTCTCCATCTTCTGCGACGCCACTTGGGCCGGCCTCATCGACGCCGCCGAGGAAGCCATGCACCTCGTGATGCGGATGCCTCGCGTAAGCCGTCGGCAGCGACAGGGATGCGTCGAGGTGCAGTCCCACTCAACCCACTGGACATGCCTGTTCCCGCAGCACGGGCCCGGGAAGAAGCACGAGCGGCGGATCATCCTTGAGGGCTGGCAGCAGGAGATCGTGGACGCCCATCCGTGGGACTTCCTGCGGGGGCTGATCCACTCCGACGGGTGTCGGATCACCAACTGGACCGTCCGCAACGACAAGCGCTACGAGTACCCGCGGTACTTCTTCACCAACAAGTCGGACGACATCCGGAAGCTCTGTACCGACACGCTCACCAAGGTCGGGGTCCAGTGGACCGTGCTGGCCCGGGGCAGCGATCCGTTCAACGTGTCCGTCGCGCGGAAGGACTCCGTCGCCCTCATGGACGCCCACATCGGGCCGAAGCACTAG
- a CDS encoding ANTAR domain-containing response regulator, giving the protein MTAEHESTPTPDADQSHVPPLTTRVVIAEDEALIRLDLKEMLEEEGYSVVGEAGDGQTAVELAREHRPDLVILDVKMPVLDGISAAEKIAEESIAPVLMLTAFSQRDLVERARDAGAMAYLVKPFSKSDVVPAIEMAVSRFAELRALEQEVADLSQRLETRKLVDRAKSILQTQYGLTEPAAFRWIQKSSMDRRMSMQQVAEVVIEDAEAKKKESGK; this is encoded by the coding sequence GTGACCGCCGAGCACGAGTCGACGCCCACGCCCGACGCCGACCAGTCGCACGTTCCGCCGCTGACGACCCGGGTCGTCATCGCCGAGGACGAGGCGCTCATCCGTCTCGATCTCAAAGAGATGCTCGAAGAAGAGGGCTACTCCGTCGTCGGCGAGGCCGGCGACGGCCAGACGGCCGTCGAGCTCGCGCGCGAGCACCGTCCCGACCTGGTCATCCTCGACGTGAAGATGCCCGTCCTGGACGGGATCTCCGCGGCCGAGAAGATCGCGGAGGAGTCCATCGCGCCCGTCCTGATGCTCACCGCGTTCTCGCAGCGCGACCTCGTCGAGCGGGCCCGGGACGCCGGGGCCATGGCGTACCTCGTGAAGCCGTTCAGCAAGAGCGACGTGGTGCCCGCCATCGAGATGGCCGTCTCCCGCTTCGCGGAGCTGCGCGCGCTGGAGCAGGAGGTCGCCGACCTCTCGCAGCGGCTGGAGACCCGCAAGCTGGTGGACCGGGCGAAGAGCATCCTGCAGACCCAGTACGGGCTGACGGAGCCCGCCGCCTTCCGCTGGATCCAGAAGTCGTCGATGGACCGCCGGATGTCCATGCAGCAGGTCGCCGAGGTGGTCATCGAGGACGCCGAGGCGAAGAAGAAGGAGAGCGGCAAGTAG
- a CDS encoding ABC transporter ATP-binding protein: MTALLKVEDLKVAYGKIEAVKGISFEVNEGEIVCLVGTNGAGKTTTLRTLSGLIKPKSGTITFDGQPLAAVPAHKIVSLGLAHSPEGRHIFPRLTIAENLQLGAFLRTDKEGIEQDVQRAYEMFPILGERRKQAAGTLSGGEQQMLAMGRALMSRPKLLMLDEPSMGLSPLMMQKIMATIKDLKATGMTILLVEQNAQAALSLSDSAHVMEIGKIVLSGTGRDLLHNEDVRKAYLGED, encoded by the coding sequence GTGACCGCACTGCTCAAGGTCGAAGACCTCAAGGTCGCCTACGGCAAGATCGAAGCCGTCAAGGGAATCTCCTTCGAAGTCAACGAAGGCGAAATCGTCTGCCTCGTCGGCACCAACGGCGCCGGCAAGACGACCACCCTGCGCACCCTCTCCGGGCTCATCAAGCCCAAGAGCGGCACCATCACCTTCGACGGCCAGCCCCTGGCCGCCGTCCCCGCCCACAAGATCGTCTCCCTGGGCCTCGCCCACTCCCCCGAGGGACGCCACATCTTCCCCCGGCTGACGATCGCCGAAAACCTCCAGCTCGGCGCCTTCCTGCGCACCGACAAGGAGGGCATCGAGCAGGACGTCCAGCGCGCCTACGAGATGTTCCCCATCCTGGGCGAGCGTCGCAAGCAGGCCGCCGGCACCCTCTCGGGCGGTGAGCAGCAGATGCTCGCCATGGGCCGCGCGCTCATGTCCCGTCCCAAGCTCCTGATGCTGGACGAGCCCTCCATGGGCCTGTCGCCGCTGATGATGCAGAAGATCATGGCGACCATCAAGGACCTCAAGGCCACCGGCATGACCATCCTGCTCGTCGAGCAGAACGCCCAGGCGGCGCTCTCGCTCTCCGACAGCGCGCACGTGATGGAGATCGGCAAGATCGTTCTCTCCGGCACCGGCCGCGACCTCCTCCACAACGAGGACGTCCGCAAGGCCTACCTCGGCGAGGACTGA
- a CDS encoding ABC transporter ATP-binding protein → MTTTTDTTTKTTVLEAKGVTMRFGGLTAVKGVDLQVNSGEIVGLIGPNGAGKTTFFNCLTGLYVPTEGSVSYKGTVLPPKPHKVTEAGIARTFQNIRLFHNMTVLENVLVGRHTRTKEGLWSALLRGPGFKKAEAASEARAMELLEFIGLENKAQHLAKNLPYGEQRKLEIARALASDPGLILLDEPTAGMNPQETRAAEELIFAIRDMGIAVLVIEHDMRFIFNLCDRVACLVQGEKLIEGTASEVQGDERVIAAYLGEPFEGDPGAAGDAAVEAAEAAAEAAAPAAVEVEAEAEAEVEAEAEVEAETEATEADAAPEAEAEADADGDTDAPADTDSDSTTSTTSTEGEAK, encoded by the coding sequence ATGACGACCACCACGGACACCACCACCAAGACCACGGTTCTCGAAGCCAAGGGCGTCACCATGCGCTTCGGCGGCCTCACCGCCGTCAAGGGCGTCGACCTCCAGGTCAACTCGGGCGAGATCGTCGGACTCATCGGCCCCAACGGCGCCGGCAAGACCACCTTCTTCAACTGCCTCACCGGGCTGTACGTCCCCACCGAGGGATCCGTCAGCTACAAGGGCACCGTCCTGCCTCCCAAGCCCCACAAGGTCACCGAGGCCGGCATCGCCCGCACCTTCCAGAACATCCGGCTCTTCCACAACATGACCGTGCTGGAGAACGTCCTCGTCGGACGCCACACCCGCACAAAGGAAGGCCTCTGGTCCGCACTGCTGCGCGGCCCCGGCTTCAAGAAGGCCGAAGCCGCCAGCGAAGCGCGCGCCATGGAACTCCTCGAGTTCATCGGCCTGGAGAACAAGGCCCAGCACCTGGCCAAGAACCTCCCCTACGGCGAGCAGCGCAAGCTGGAAATCGCCCGCGCCCTCGCCAGCGACCCCGGCCTCATCCTCCTGGACGAGCCCACCGCCGGCATGAACCCGCAGGAAACCCGCGCTGCCGAAGAACTCATCTTCGCCATCCGCGACATGGGCATCGCCGTCCTCGTCATCGAGCACGACATGCGCTTCATCTTCAACCTCTGCGACCGCGTCGCCTGCCTCGTCCAGGGCGAAAAGCTCATCGAAGGCACCGCGTCCGAGGTCCAGGGCGACGAGCGCGTCATCGCCGCCTACCTCGGCGAGCCCTTCGAGGGCGACCCGGGCGCCGCCGGCGACGCCGCGGTCGAGGCAGCCGAAGCCGCCGCCGAAGCCGCAGCACCGGCCGCGGTTGAGGTCGAGGCTGAGGCCGAGGCCGAGGTTGAGGCTGAGGCTGAGGTCGAGGCCGAGACGGAGGCCACCGAGGCCGACGCCGCGCCCGAAGCGGAGGCGGAGGCGGACGCCGACGGCGACACCGACGCCCCGGCCGACACCGACTCGGACAGCACCACCAGCACCACCAGCACGGAAGGAGAGGCCAAGTGA
- a CDS encoding branched-chain amino acid ABC transporter permease, with the protein MTTNTTPQTADTVKQGPAPATLLYAVIAGSLLAAVSAFLAWTWTAEFPGDLTYYGSPADLQYVTLAGSALTLAYALSALGVKGFRWLAPNGTRKALEFLAIGNFLATGFTVVSITVVLGGVVNLEPGAYVALVGSLIAALAAYKLPDDTRKAAPAKQLPSWAEILIITGVFAIGLFVITFGIDTDDKEPQLFVAYLLTVGFAALALLKAGLFDRLGLLTAKYRQVTLIGTAAAAIAFPFIQQSGDTYTLIAVNILIFATVALGLNVVVGLAGLLDLGYVAFLGVGAYAAALVSGSTASAFGIHLPFWAAVIVGALASLIFGVVIGAPTLRLRGDYLAIVTLGFGEIFRIAMGNLDGTSGPDITNGPNGIPNIPHLELFGWNFGESHVVGGITLGAYANYYFLMLLVMALVVVVFARAGSSRIGRAWVAIREDETAAEAMGINGFKVKLIAFALGATLAGLAGTVQAHVNSTVVPENYVFAGPVPPNSAFLLAAVILGGMGTIRGPILGAALLFLIPAKLAFLQDYQLLAFGIALILLMRFRPEGLIANKRAQLEFHDDTADQAPTDLATAKAGA; encoded by the coding sequence ATGACCACCAACACCACCCCGCAGACCGCCGACACGGTGAAGCAGGGCCCCGCGCCCGCCACCCTCCTCTACGCGGTCATCGCCGGCAGCCTCCTCGCCGCCGTCAGCGCCTTCCTCGCGTGGACCTGGACCGCCGAATTCCCCGGCGACCTGACCTACTACGGCAGCCCCGCCGACCTCCAGTACGTCACCCTCGCCGGATCCGCCCTCACCCTCGCCTACGCGCTCTCCGCGCTCGGCGTCAAGGGCTTCCGCTGGCTCGCCCCCAACGGCACCCGCAAGGCACTCGAGTTCCTCGCCATCGGCAACTTCCTCGCCACCGGATTCACGGTCGTCTCCATCACCGTCGTCCTCGGCGGAGTCGTCAACCTGGAACCCGGCGCCTACGTCGCCCTCGTCGGCTCCCTCATCGCGGCCCTCGCCGCGTACAAGCTCCCCGACGACACCCGCAAGGCGGCCCCCGCCAAGCAGCTGCCCTCCTGGGCCGAAATCCTCATCATCACCGGCGTCTTCGCCATCGGCCTCTTCGTCATCACCTTCGGCATCGACACCGATGACAAGGAACCGCAGCTCTTCGTCGCCTACCTGCTCACCGTCGGCTTCGCAGCCCTCGCCCTCCTCAAGGCCGGTCTCTTCGACCGCCTCGGGCTCCTCACCGCCAAGTACCGCCAGGTCACCCTGATCGGCACCGCGGCCGCCGCGATCGCCTTCCCGTTCATCCAGCAGAGCGGCGACACCTACACGCTCATCGCGGTCAACATCCTGATCTTCGCGACCGTCGCCCTCGGCCTCAACGTCGTCGTCGGCCTCGCCGGCCTCCTCGACCTCGGCTACGTCGCCTTCCTCGGCGTCGGCGCCTACGCCGCCGCCCTGGTCTCCGGAAGCACCGCATCCGCCTTCGGCATCCACCTGCCCTTCTGGGCAGCGGTCATCGTCGGCGCCCTCGCCTCGCTCATCTTCGGCGTGGTCATCGGAGCCCCGACCCTGCGCCTGCGCGGCGACTACCTCGCCATCGTCACCCTCGGCTTCGGAGAAATCTTCCGCATCGCCATGGGCAACCTCGACGGCACCTCCGGCCCCGACATCACCAACGGCCCCAACGGCATCCCCAACATCCCCCACCTCGAACTCTTCGGGTGGAACTTCGGGGAATCCCACGTGGTCGGCGGCATCACCCTCGGCGCCTACGCCAACTACTACTTCCTGATGCTGCTCGTCATGGCCCTGGTCGTCGTGGTCTTCGCCCGCGCCGGAAGCAGCCGCATCGGCCGCGCCTGGGTCGCCATCCGCGAGGACGAGACCGCCGCCGAAGCCATGGGCATCAACGGCTTCAAGGTCAAGCTCATCGCCTTCGCCCTCGGCGCCACCCTCGCCGGCCTCGCCGGCACCGTCCAGGCACACGTCAACAGCACGGTCGTCCCCGAGAACTACGTCTTCGCCGGGCCCGTCCCGCCGAACTCCGCGTTCCTCCTCGCCGCCGTCATCCTCGGCGGCATGGGCACCATCCGCGGCCCCATCCTCGGCGCCGCACTGCTCTTCCTGATCCCCGCGAAGCTGGCCTTCCTCCAGGACTACCAGCTCCTCGCGTTCGGCATCGCCCTCATCCTGCTCATGCGCTTCCGCCCCGAAGGCCTCATCGCCAACAAGCGCGCGCAGCTCGAGTTCCACGACGACACCGCTGACCAGGCCCCCACGGACCTGGCCACCGCCAAGGCGGGGGCGTGA
- a CDS encoding branched-chain amino acid ABC transporter permease, with product MHELPQQLANGLALGALYGLIAIGYTMVYGIVQLINFAHGEIFMIGGFGALSAYAILPTGTSLLIAIPVMIVGGAATSVAVACAAERFAYRPLRSAPRLAPLITAIGLSIALQQLVWQFYPDAKKAVSFPEFKGAAFKITDSLAIQRADLFVLILAPLCMLALGVFVQKSRSGRAMQATAQDPDTAKLMGINTDRIIVMAFAIGAAFAAVAAVAYGLDKGQINFEMGFILGLKAFTAAVLGGIGNIYGAMVGGVVLGLAEALSIAYIEDIPGMSQLGGGAWSNVWAFVLLIVVLLVRPQGLLGERVADRA from the coding sequence GTGCACGAACTGCCGCAACAGCTGGCCAACGGCCTGGCCCTCGGTGCTCTCTATGGTCTCATCGCCATCGGGTACACCATGGTCTACGGCATCGTCCAGCTCATCAACTTCGCCCACGGCGAGATCTTCATGATCGGCGGCTTCGGCGCGCTCAGCGCCTACGCCATCCTCCCGACCGGCACCTCCCTGCTGATCGCGATACCCGTCATGATCGTCGGAGGTGCCGCCACCTCCGTCGCCGTGGCCTGCGCAGCCGAACGCTTCGCCTACCGCCCACTGCGCAGCGCCCCCCGGCTCGCACCCCTCATCACCGCAATCGGCCTCTCGATCGCGCTCCAGCAGCTCGTCTGGCAGTTCTACCCGGACGCCAAGAAGGCCGTCAGCTTCCCTGAGTTCAAGGGCGCCGCCTTCAAGATCACCGACAGCCTCGCCATCCAGCGCGCGGACCTCTTCGTCCTCATCCTCGCCCCGCTCTGCATGCTCGCCCTCGGCGTCTTCGTCCAGAAGAGCCGCAGCGGCCGCGCCATGCAGGCCACCGCGCAGGACCCCGACACCGCGAAGCTGATGGGCATCAACACCGACCGCATCATCGTCATGGCCTTCGCCATCGGTGCCGCGTTCGCCGCCGTCGCCGCCGTCGCCTACGGCCTCGACAAGGGCCAGATCAACTTCGAGATGGGCTTCATCCTCGGCCTCAAGGCCTTCACCGCAGCCGTCCTCGGCGGCATCGGCAACATCTACGGAGCCATGGTCGGCGGCGTCGTCCTCGGCCTCGCCGAAGCCCTGTCGATCGCCTACATCGAAGACATCCCCGGCATGTCGCAGCTCGGCGGTGGCGCCTGGTCCAACGTCTGGGCCTTCGTACTCCTCATCGTCGTCCTCCTCGTGCGGCCACAAGGCCTGCTCGGCGAGCGCGTCGCGGATCGGGCGTGA
- a CDS encoding branched-chain amino acid ABC transporter substrate-binding protein — MRHRSLLVLTTVITTGALTLTACGSRDGDSKDNGGGKKTTVVIGVDAPLTGSLSALGQGIKNSVDLAAKTANKNNEVPGIEFKVEALDDQAVPASGQANATKLVGNKDVLGVVGPLNSGVAQQMQGVFGSANLAQVSPANTNPALSQGDNWGKGEFKRGFKTYFRTAATDVVQGKFAAQYLFKDAGKKKVFIVDDKQTYGAGLAAIFADEFKKLGGEVVGTDHVTVKETDFSSTADKVKSSGADSVYFGGQYPEGGLLADQIKKTGAVVPLMGGDGIQDPAFISASGEANEGDLATSIGYPVEKLDTAKKFIEDYKAEGYKDPYAAYGGYSYDAGWAVIQAVKAVAAANSGKLPTDARAKVVEALGKVSFEGVTGKVAFDEYGDTTNKQLTVYKVEGGKWVDVKSDTFNQ; from the coding sequence GTGCGACACCGTTCTTTGCTCGTCCTCACCACCGTGATCACCACGGGAGCACTGACCCTCACCGCTTGCGGATCGCGCGACGGAGACTCCAAGGACAACGGCGGCGGCAAGAAGACCACCGTCGTCATCGGTGTGGACGCCCCGCTCACGGGCTCGCTCTCCGCGCTCGGTCAGGGCATCAAGAACTCCGTCGACCTCGCGGCCAAGACGGCCAACAAGAACAACGAGGTCCCGGGCATCGAGTTCAAGGTCGAGGCCCTCGACGACCAGGCGGTCCCCGCCTCCGGCCAGGCCAACGCCACCAAGCTCGTCGGCAACAAGGACGTCCTCGGCGTCGTCGGCCCGCTGAACTCCGGCGTCGCCCAGCAGATGCAGGGCGTCTTCGGCTCCGCCAACCTGGCGCAGGTCTCCCCCGCCAACACCAACCCCGCGCTCAGCCAGGGCGACAACTGGGGCAAGGGCGAGTTCAAGCGCGGCTTCAAGACCTACTTCCGCACCGCCGCCACCGACGTGGTCCAGGGCAAGTTCGCCGCCCAGTACCTCTTCAAGGACGCCGGCAAGAAGAAGGTCTTCATCGTCGACGACAAGCAGACCTACGGCGCCGGCCTCGCCGCGATCTTCGCCGACGAGTTCAAGAAGCTCGGCGGCGAGGTCGTCGGCACCGACCACGTCACCGTGAAGGAGACCGACTTCTCCTCCACCGCCGACAAGGTCAAGTCCTCCGGCGCCGACTCCGTCTACTTCGGCGGCCAGTACCCCGAGGGCGGCCTGCTCGCCGACCAGATCAAGAAGACCGGCGCGGTCGTCCCCCTCATGGGCGGCGACGGCATCCAGGACCCGGCCTTCATCAGCGCCTCCGGTGAGGCCAACGAGGGCGACCTCGCCACCTCCATCGGCTACCCGGTCGAGAAGCTGGACACCGCCAAGAAGTTCATCGAGGACTACAAGGCCGAGGGTTACAAGGACCCGTACGCCGCCTACGGTGGCTACTCCTACGACGCCGGCTGGGCCGTCATCCAGGCCGTCAAGGCCGTCGCCGCCGCCAACAGCGGCAAGCTGCCCACCGACGCCCGCGCCAAGGTCGTCGAGGCGCTCGGCAAGGTCTCCTTCGAGGGCGTGACCGGCAAGGTCGCCTTCGACGAGTACGGCGACACCACCAACAAGCAGCTCACCGTCTACAAGGTCGAGGGCGGCAAGTGGGTCGACGTCAAGAGCGACACCTTCAACCAGTAA
- a CDS encoding HEAT repeat domain-containing protein, with product MTGPKSPMAWIEWAWQELDAPDAGRRDSCLEVVGDVLETGLLAQGDAVRVVERLVAVALSGESYGLRESALHAVCTATTPYELPYLVVAPLAAADGMEPLLLEYVLGVLGATGDRAALPAVERFLRHPDPGVRREAADAVKELRWRLHPAREGTA from the coding sequence ATGACCGGACCCAAGAGCCCGATGGCATGGATCGAGTGGGCCTGGCAGGAGCTGGACGCCCCCGATGCGGGGCGTCGGGACAGCTGCCTCGAAGTCGTCGGTGACGTCCTGGAGACGGGCCTGCTGGCGCAGGGCGACGCGGTACGGGTCGTCGAACGCCTCGTCGCGGTCGCGCTCTCCGGCGAGAGCTACGGGCTGCGGGAATCCGCGCTGCACGCCGTCTGCACGGCCACCACGCCCTACGAGCTCCCCTACCTGGTGGTCGCGCCGCTCGCAGCGGCGGACGGCATGGAACCCCTCCTGCTGGAGTACGTCCTGGGCGTCCTCGGTGCCACGGGCGACCGGGCGGCGCTCCCGGCCGTCGAGCGATTCCTGCGCCACCCCGATCCGGGGGTGCGCCGGGAGGCGGCGGACGCGGTGAAGGAACTGCGCTGGCGCCTGCATCCCGCCCGGGAAGGAACCGCCTGA
- a CDS encoding PaaI family thioesterase, whose protein sequence is MGEQHAVKFPQEVLDEYAALGIDLPALFSAGDLGERMDIRILEASADRVVGTMPVKGNTQPYGLLHGGASAVLAETLGSIGAMMHGGITKIAVGVDLNCTHHRGARSGIVTGVATPVHRGRSTTTFEIVITDEQDKRICTARLTCLLRDADQVAAGA, encoded by the coding sequence ATGGGTGAGCAGCACGCAGTGAAGTTCCCGCAGGAGGTCCTCGACGAGTACGCGGCCCTGGGCATCGACCTGCCCGCGCTGTTCTCGGCCGGAGACCTCGGCGAGCGCATGGACATCCGCATCCTGGAGGCCTCGGCCGACCGCGTCGTCGGCACCATGCCCGTCAAGGGCAACACCCAGCCCTACGGACTGCTGCACGGCGGGGCCTCCGCCGTACTGGCCGAGACCCTCGGCTCGATCGGCGCCATGATGCACGGCGGCATCACCAAGATCGCCGTCGGCGTGGACCTGAACTGCACCCACCACCGGGGCGCCCGCTCCGGCATCGTCACCGGCGTCGCCACCCCGGTGCACCGCGGCCGCTCGACCACCACCTTCGAGATCGTCATCACCGACGAGCAGGACAAGCGGATCTGCACCGCCCGCCTGACCTGCCTGCTGCGCGACGCCGACCAGGTGGCCGCGGGGGCCTGA